From Aspergillus chevalieri M1 DNA, chromosome 4, nearly complete sequence, a single genomic window includes:
- a CDS encoding uncharacterized protein (COG:G,M;~EggNog:ENOG410Q8ND;~InterPro:IPR036291,IPR008030;~PFAM:PF05368): MANLKKIAVIGGTGAQGMPVVKALAESGKYRLIVLTRSVESSRAKVLAALPNVTLLQGAQDNQQDLHRLFRGVYGAWVNTDGFTLGEKDELFYGFRAYEIARSERVQHYVWANIEYAMDAANFDEKHHCGHMESKGRVGKFILAQGQEDMKSTLFSTGPYMDMLMDGMFVPIKQPDGSFMWANPAPSDVRIPLIALCDIGVYNLWIFDNPSESAGIDLQVVTDNVSFGEIARIFTEVTGRDAVHKTIPFETYAHLAEPYPGASVNWVLGPEAARDDSIMSWRENFEAWWRYWGDGITKPRDLSILDRIHPNRIKTLAGWMKHVGYDGERKNVLKMVEDWGIKNGAPPAR; the protein is encoded by the exons ATGGCCAATTTGAAAAAGATCGCCGTCATCGGTGGCACTGGCGCTCAAGGCATGCCTGTCGTCAAAG CCCTGGCTGAGAGCGGAAAATATCGTCTCATTGTTTTGACCCGCAGCGTCGAGTCTTCTCGTGCAAAGGTTCTCGCTGCTCTCCCAAACGTGACTTTGCTCCAGGGTGCTCAGGACAACCAGCAGGATCTGCACAGGCTCTTCCGAGGGGTCTATGGCGCCTGGGTCAACACTGACGGGTTCACTCTGGGAGAAAAAGATGAGCTCTTCTACGGTTTCAGGGCCTACGAGATCGCTAGGTCAGAACGTGTACAGCACTACGTCTGGGCGAACATCGAGTACGCCATGGACGCCGCCAACTTCGACGAGAAGCACCATTGCGGCCACATGGAATCCAAGGGAAGAGTTGGCAAATTCATCCTTGCGCAGGGGCAGGAGGACATGAAGAGCACCCTTTTCAGCACCGGTCCCTACATGGACATGCTCATGGATGGGATGTTTGTGCCTATCAAGCAGCCGGACGGGTCATTCATGTGGGCCAATCCAGCCC CGAGTGATGTGAGGATACCATTGATAGCTCTCTGCGACATCGGAGTCTACAATCTTTGGATCTTTGACAACCCGTCCGAGTCTGCAGGCATTGACCTTCAAGTTGTGACAGACAATGTCAGCTTCGGAGAGATTGCCAGGATCTTCACCGAAGTCACAGGCAGAGATGCGGTTCATAAGACAATCCCTTTTGAGACATATGCGCATCTTGCAGAGCCCTACCCGGGTGCGTCTGTCAACTGGGTTCTCGGCCCTGAGGCTGCTCGAGATGACTCTATCATGAGTTGGCGCGAAAATTTCGAGGCTTGGTGGCGTTACTGGGGAGACGGAATCACTAAGCCACGGGATCTGTCAATCCTGGATCGTATTCACCCTAATCGCATCAAGACTTTGGCGGGATGGATGAAGCATGTCGGATACGATGGAGAACGAAAAAATGTCCTGAAAATGGTTGAAGACTGGGGCATTAAGAACGGAGCTCCCCCAGCAAGGTAG